A single window of Cytobacillus dafuensis DNA harbors:
- the nrfD gene encoding NrfD/PsrC family molybdoenzyme membrane anchor subunit, producing the protein MILKENIDNKMHAPKQKNGKLEKIYWISILIVFGIGIYSIITGYFMEGMESTNLSNIVPWGGWIAFYIYFIGLSAGSFLLSTLVYGFGMEKFEKIGRSALLSAIVCMITGILFVFLDIGRPDHVMNSVIYWNVTSTMSWEIHFYIVYLVLLIVELYFSMRNDLIVVAKNDNFKGKLSRFLTFNKKEYTDIDKVKDKKRLKIMGIIGIPLAILGVHGGTGSIFAVLKAQPYLNSALFPLIFIISALVSGTALSIAIYVIKCKVKKQQVDISMIKSLGSMLSLFIVIEIIMVWYEFLVGFYGLEHEELGTLQLIMGSPYSWSFWIFQMGFALFFPLVILLIKKTRESINWILGASVMVLIGVVGVRFNMVIPTLIMPKIDGMPYGNYYMNLSEWLTSFGIIALCLILYTIGEKLFPIDEIDSHENGVSKHE; encoded by the coding sequence ATGATTTTGAAAGAAAATATAGATAACAAGATGCATGCTCCTAAACAAAAGAATGGGAAGCTTGAAAAAATATACTGGATTTCCATCTTAATCGTTTTTGGTATAGGAATTTACTCAATCATTACTGGGTATTTTATGGAAGGAATGGAATCTACTAATCTATCTAATATAGTACCTTGGGGTGGGTGGATTGCCTTTTATATTTATTTTATTGGTTTAAGTGCTGGTTCCTTTTTATTATCCACATTAGTTTATGGATTTGGGATGGAGAAATTCGAAAAAATCGGCAGATCTGCTTTACTTTCTGCGATTGTCTGTATGATTACGGGCATTTTGTTTGTTTTTTTGGATATCGGTCGCCCGGATCACGTCATGAACTCAGTCATTTATTGGAATGTAACGAGTACAATGTCATGGGAAATTCATTTCTATATTGTCTATCTTGTTCTTCTAATAGTTGAGTTGTATTTTTCAATGAGAAATGACCTTATCGTTGTAGCCAAAAATGATAATTTCAAAGGAAAATTATCACGATTCCTTACTTTCAATAAAAAGGAATATACAGATATCGATAAAGTAAAGGATAAAAAGCGACTAAAAATAATGGGTATTATTGGGATTCCGCTTGCCATTCTTGGTGTACATGGTGGAACAGGGTCCATTTTTGCGGTTCTTAAAGCACAGCCTTACTTGAATTCTGCATTGTTCCCATTAATTTTTATTATATCTGCATTAGTATCTGGTACAGCATTATCCATTGCCATTTATGTGATTAAATGCAAAGTAAAAAAACAGCAAGTGGATATTTCAATGATTAAATCTCTTGGAAGCATGCTTTCCTTATTTATCGTCATTGAAATCATTATGGTCTGGTATGAATTTTTAGTTGGTTTTTATGGTTTAGAGCATGAAGAACTAGGAACACTTCAATTAATAATGGGAAGCCCATATTCATGGTCCTTCTGGATTTTCCAAATGGGATTTGCTTTGTTTTTCCCATTGGTCATATTATTAATCAAAAAAACACGAGAATCGATAAATTGGATTCTAGGTGCCTCAGTTATGGTGCTAATTGGAGTTGTTGGGGTAAGGTTCAATATGGTCATTCCAACTTTAATTATGCCAAAAATAGATGGAATGCCGTATGGAAATTATTATATGAATCTTTCAGAGTGGCTGACATCTTTTGGTATTATCGCATTGTGTTTAATCCTGTATACAATTGGCGAGAAGCTATTTCCAATTGATGAAATTGACTCTCATGAAAATGGAGTGAGTAAACATGAGTAA